From a region of the Osmia lignaria lignaria isolate PbOS001 chromosome 10, iyOsmLign1, whole genome shotgun sequence genome:
- the LOC143305763 gene encoding uncharacterized protein LOC143305763: protein MLFSDNLRANSFRASRAQFRISKQQVERLRVMYQLDDCASSTMIMLRLRGKGLKWFHSKPSLMELSATALLEEMRKMFEVRLDKLAARREFEKRTWQKTESFCDYFHDKVTLANRILIDPEELVDLVIDGVPDPRLRDQARMQRLETASDLLEAFRKLSLRDEVSSDREGLQKTSTGMGILLQMRSSASRKELPEKYPHGGPGAKAATGTVVDIDINIDSDAGNFCKFAITAMIDSGSSVSLIKYGLLPSALRLDSPKLNNYYGINHSRLDILGVFSTMANINDMRLEIKFFVVLDNTMSCFALLGRDFISSRSVRITMGDAFEIATSSNKDHELETKNFAGQILQIDYVETPITVTENLNIDPNLDSKTAKELRQIYLDIQNHPIDNNEPPCSVEAVIALKTEQPVSFRPRRLAFADKEKLRIILDDLLKQGIIRLSNSPYASPIVMVRKKNGEIRLCVDFREINKLTIRDNFPVPLIDDYLDQLRDKQYFTKLDLKDAFHHVRVSENSVKYTSFITPLGQYEYLKMPFGLTNAPQLETAEFLIDGGAAVNLIVRDVLGDQAKRITKEVIEITGLTKSPIYSIGTTILHIHGKPALFYVVENLAIEADGIIGSPFLLQEEAEISYYHGTLVLKDKPIRPLRFSNYRDLAQQKNPKSTKHRIEARTTKQIAIHIANPNIKEGYLPRLKTSENIYIGEAAVYNRDGICYALATNTGEDDVDIEIEPQYIHPYDIYDSSDDDPISSYMTENTPENRATRIRNLLRTDHLNAEERKHVFNIVDEFSDRFYLPGDKLGEVPNFYHSIHTTDDVPINTRQYRYPPVHQDEIQRQVKALLLQGVIQPSSSPYNSPLWIVPKKPDAKGNKRWRMVIDFRALNEKTLSDKFPLPNITEILDKLGGAKYFTIFDIANGFHQVQMDPKDCPKTAFTTPDGHFEFVRMPFGLKNAPPTFQRLMNQVISGLENAHVFIDDMVVFSSSLREHEIKVKKLLNRLREFGLTLQIDKCEFLRKEVTYLGHILTENGVKPDPRKLQAVKEFPIPKTQKNVQQFLGLTGYYRRFIKDYSIKSKPLVQLLGKGIRFKWTEDQQKSFENLRDELCTQPILQYPDFNRPFIVTTDASDYAIGAVLSQGEIGNDLPIAYASRTLNKAERNYSATEKECLAMVYAVQYFRPYLYGTKFTLVTDHRPLVWLHSVKDPTSRLMKWRLRLLEYEYQVIHKAGKTNKNADALSRNPVPSCLPLIPRDPQDPDYKHIGQKPEIDTDSIGFRVRQLQRDRERRPKYQEENTSSDEEPARGKVQHSPIADRPRVLPNLSHEISMPDEHMETINFHPQANSTKITSTEEDRLGPQEQTVRSNGSTVL from the exons ATGCTCTTCAGCGACAATCTGAGAGCGAATAGCTTCAGAGCGTCCAGGGCCCAATTCCG TATTTCGAAGCAGCAAGTAGAACGTTTGAGAGTGATGTACCAGCTGGACGATTGTGCTTCGTCCACGATGATTATGCTACGCCTCCGAGGCAAGGGTTTAAAATGGTTCCATTCAAAGCCGAGTTTGATGGAGTTATCAGCAACGGCGCTGTTGGAAGAAATGCGGAAAATGTTTGAGGTCCGATTGGACAAATTGGCCGCAAGAAGAGAGTTTGAGAAACGGACTTGGCAAAAAACCGAGTCGTTTTGTGACTATTTTCACGACAAGGTCACACTTGCCAACCGAATTTTGATTGATCCAGAGGAATTGGTGGATTTAGTAATCGACGGGGTTCCCGACCCTCGTCTAAGGGATCAAGCACGAATGCAACGACTTGAAACAGCCAGTGATTTATTGGAAGCATTCAGGAAGTTGTCACTGCGGGACGAGGTCAGCAGTGATCGGGAAG GATTGCAGAAAACCAGCACGGGAATGGGGATCCTGCTTCAAATGCGGAGCAGCGCATCACGCAAAGAATTGCCCGAAAAATACCCCCATGGTGGACCAGGGGCGAAAGCAGCCACGGGTACTGTCGTCGACATCGACATCAACATCGACAGCGACGCCGGGAACTTCTGCAAATTTG CCATTACAGCGATGATTGATTCCGGATCATCCGTTAGTTTAATTAAGTATGGACTATTACCATCTGCTCTTCGTCTAGATTCGCCAAAACTTAATAATTATTACGGCATTAACCATTCGCGATTGGATATTTTAGGTGTTTTCTCGACTATGGCTAATATTAATGATATgcgattagaaataaaatttttcgtaGTACTGGACAATACGATGTCATGTTTTGCGTTGCTTGGCAGAGATTTTATTTCATCACGGTCTGTTCGAATAACTATGGGAGATGCTTTTGAAATTGCGACAAGTAGTAATAAAGATCACGAGTTAGAAACAAAAAATTTTGCTGGACAAATACTACAAATTGATTATGTTGAAACACCAATTACGGTAACTGAGAATTTAAATATTGACCCCAATTTAGATTCGAAGACAGCAAAAGAGCTTAGGCAAATTTATTTAGATATACAGAACCATCCCATCGACAATAATGAGCCCCCATGCTCTGTCGAGGCTGTTATTGCTCTTAAAACCGAGCAACCTGTTAGCTTTCGACCGCGTAGATTAGCTTTTGCGGATAAGGAAAAATTGAGAATTATCCTTGATGATTTGCTGAAACAAGGAATTATCAGACTGAGTAATTCGCCTTATGCCAGTCCAATTGTTATGGTAAGGAAGAAAAATGGTGAAATTCGTTTATGTGTAGATTTTCGGGAAATTAATAAACTTACGATTAGAGACAACTTTCCGGTTCCATTAATTGATGATTATTTAGATCAGCTACGCGACAAACAATACTTTACGAAACTAGATCTGAAAGATGCTTTTCACCACGTTCGAGTTTCTGAAAATTCAGTTAAATATACATCTTTCATAACGCCATTAGGACAGTACGAATACTTAAAAATGCCATTTGGATTGACTAATGCACCTC aattagaaacagctgaatttttaattgacggtggcgcggcagttaacttaatagtgcgcgatgttctcggagatcaagccaaacgtatcactaaagaagttattgaaatcacaggacttacaaaatcacctatttatagcataggtaccacaattcttcacattcacggtaagcctgcattattttacgtagtagagaaccttgcaatagaagccgatggaattataggcagcccatttttattacaagaagaagcagaaatttcatattatcatggaacactagtattgaaagataaacctattcgaccacttcgtttttcaaattaccgagatttagctcagcagaaaaatccgaaatcgactaaacaccgtatcgaagctcgaacaacaaaacaaattgcaattcacatagctaatccaaatattaaagagggatacttaccgcgactcaaaacatcagaaaatatatacattggcgaagcagcagtatataatcgtgacggcatttgttacgcgttagcaacgaataccggagaagacgatgtagacatcgaaattgaacctcaatacattcatccttacgatatttacgactcgtcggacgacgacccaatttcttcatatatgaccgaaaacacaccagaaaatagagcaacacgaattagaaatcttttaagaaccgatcatctcaatgcagaagaacgtaaacatgtattcaacatcgtcgacgaattttcagacagattttacttgcctggagacaaactaggagaagtaccgaatttttaccattcaattcatacaacagatgacgtaccgattaatacaagacaataccgatatccaccagtacaccaagacgaaatacaacgtcaagtaaaggctctgttattacaaggagtcatacagccatctagttcaccatataattctccgttatggattgtaccaaagaaaccagacgctaagggcaataagcgttggcgtatggtaatcgatttccgagccttaaacgaaaagactttgagtgataaatttcctttgccgaatatcaccgaaattctagataaattgggaggagcaaaatatttcacaatttttgatatagcaaatggatttcatcaagttcaaatggatcctaaggattgtccgaaaacagcattcacaacaccggatgggcattttgaatttgtacgcatgccatttggtttaaaaaatgcaccaccgacatttcaacgcttaatgaatcaagttatatctggtctagagaacgctcatgtattcatagacgatatggttgttttctcttcatcactacgagaacatgaaataaaagtaaaaaaattactcaatcggctcagagaatttggacttacactgcagattgataaatgcgaattcttacgtaaggaggttacttatttaggacacattttaacagaaaatggtgttaagccagatcctcgtaaattacaagctgtaaaagaatttcccattcctaaaacacagaaaaatgtccagcagttcttgggactgacaggatattatcgccgtttcataaaagattattctattaaatcaaaaccattagttcaattattaggtaaaggaattcgttttaagtggaccgaagaccagcaaaaaagttttgaaaatttacgcgacgaactctgtacacaaccaattttacaatatccggattttaatcgaccgttcattgttaccactgacgcatcagattacgcaattggagctgtacttagtcaaggagaaataggaaacgatctaccaattgcctacgcatctcgtaccttaaataaagccgaaaggaattattctgctacagaaaaggaatgtcttgcaatggtttacgcagtacaatatttcagaccgtatctttatggaacaaaattcacactcgtcacagatcaccgaccgttagtctggttacactctgtcaaggatccgacatcacgacttatgaagtggagactcagactcttagagtacgaatatcaggttatccataaagcaggaaagacgaacaagaacgcagacgcattatcacgtaacccagtaccatcttgcttaccacttataccccgagatcctcaagaccccgattacaagcacataggacagaaaccagaaatcgacacggattccataggatttcgtgtgcggcaactacaaagggacagggaaaggagaccgaaatatcaagaggaaaacactagctctgatgaagaaccagcccgtgggaaggttcaacattctccaatagcagatagaccgagagtcttacctaacttatcgcacgagataagtatgccagatgaacacatggaaacaataaactttcatccgcaagcaaattctactaaaatcacatcgacagaagaagac